DNA from Tindallia californiensis:
AATGCATCCAATGCGGCGAAGAAAAAACCAACGGGTTCACCTGCAAAAGCAGGTTCTGTAACAGTTGTGGAAAACGATACAGCGACGAATGGAGCGATAAGCAAAAAGCCAAACTATGGGACGTCATCCATCGGCACTGCGTGTTCACCATCCCCGAAGAATTTCGAAGCTACTTCTTTCACCACAAAGAAAGTTTGAAAGATTTGCAAGATATGGCTTGGGAAGTAATTGAAGAAACCATTAATCGAGTGAACCAAAAAAAAATCGAGATAAATACGATAAGAAGAAACGCCGGAAACAAAAAGACCTTTTATGGCAAACCGGAATGATCAGCGTGGTACACACCTTTGGACGAGACCTGAAATACAACCCCCACATCCACGCCCTGGTGCCAGAAATAAAGATAAGAGGGCAAGAACTTGGAAAGCTAAATTACTTCAACTACCAGAGCCTACGAAAAATCTGGCAATACAAATTAATTAGCTACATGATGAAAAAGAAACCCCATAAAAAGAAAGAATACAGCAGCTACTACAAAAGATATCCCAAAGGATTCTACGTCTACGCCGAAGGCAAGATGAAAAACGCCAAGAAAAGCGCCCAGTACATCGGACGATACCTGGCCAGACCCGCCATGGCAGAACAGCGAATCATCGACATAAGCGAAAACCAAATTACCTATTGGTACATCGACCACCATAGTAAAAAAAGAGAAGAAGTCCAGGAAAGCATCGAGAGCTTTATGGGAAAACTCATCATGCATATCCCGGCCAAATATCAAAAGCTGGTGAGGCGTTACGGCATCTATGCAGGGCGAACACCAAGACCATTGGGAACGGGGGCAACTTGTCCTTAGCTTGTGGTAAAAGGGATGGATAAAGCAAGCCGCTAAGAACTTGACTTTAAAAATTCCCATTTGGATGTTAGTAGAAGTCATGACCTTTGGTGAGGTTTTGCAACTGTATAAACTGATGTCTAATAAGAACAGGGAAAGTATTTCCAATGAATTTAAATGCACACCAACAGAGCTTGAGTCTTGGCTGAATGGGTTAAAATTTGCCAGAAACAAATGCGCGCACAATGCTAATGTTATTGACTTAAAACTTAAGACT
Protein-coding regions in this window:
- a CDS encoding transposase zinc-binding domain-containing protein → MKYKCIQCGEEKTNGFTCKSRFCNSCGKRYSDEWSDKQKAKLWDVIHRHCVFTIPEEFRSYFFHHKESLKDLQDMAWEVIEETINRVNQKKIEINTIRRNAGNKKTFYGKPE
- a CDS encoding IS91 family transposase, which translates into the protein MISVVHTFGRDLKYNPHIHALVPEIKIRGQELGKLNYFNYQSLRKIWQYKLISYMMKKKPHKKKEYSSYYKRYPKGFYVYAEGKMKNAKKSAQYIGRYLARPAMAEQRIIDISENQITYWYIDHHSKKREEVQESIESFMGKLIMHIPAKYQKLVRRYGIYAGRTPRPLGTGATCP